From a region of the Methanobrevibacter sp. V74 genome:
- a CDS encoding GNAT family N-acetyltransferase produces the protein MNKIDYIIKEDNTQNVFLSENALDICGILQKYYKYLLDSMEHEDLILKYRECNLFKELVYDNKVVGFCSYDFSREFITAALNNVYVLPEFRGNHIFLNELENTMVEHNKPSIMEPTRLVVELLIKYGFASKINENIVASAIEFVIPGDHVYSNFDYDNDELSTHFYDLSICGSIHILDIDKSHIAYSAPLNYDIVNYDCLDNRNNIDDDYFREITQLFKNQDVELMNIILDLEDNLPIVKLSLEDVIGGEGGFSFYIESLIDDAHVTRSKAFEIKNQIKEEYESGMILNDSLLIRLAYLFNENHEPTITSHEDICSYCSMPIDSHDKFCHFCGINLDYDPDEMQKNLFKSINTQKNDFREDIRFIAYKFLRSVDEGIDLKYSIFTIETTYNINYNTLKHFLNSNNYFNQDSITNKGYEFLNSHPLHFWEKYHMDIINYTDFESYFYEHSHLNILKIYV, from the coding sequence ATGAACAAAATTGATTATATTATAAAAGAGGATAATACTCAAAATGTATTTTTGAGCGAAAATGCCTTGGATATTTGTGGAATTTTACAAAAGTATTACAAATATCTCTTAGACTCTATGGAACACGAGGATTTAATTTTAAAATATAGGGAGTGCAATCTTTTTAAAGAATTAGTTTATGACAATAAAGTTGTCGGATTCTGTTCTTATGACTTTTCAAGAGAATTTATAACGGCAGCATTGAATAATGTATATGTCCTGCCAGAATTTAGAGGCAATCATATCTTTTTAAATGAGCTTGAAAACACCATGGTGGAACATAACAAACCCAGTATTATGGAACCAACTCGATTGGTTGTTGAATTGTTAATCAAGTATGGATTTGCAAGTAAAATTAATGAAAATATTGTTGCAAGCGCTATTGAATTTGTTATTCCAGGAGATCATGTATATTCAAATTTTGATTATGATAATGATGAGTTATCAACTCATTTCTATGATTTAAGTATATGTGGAAGTATTCATATTTTAGACATTGATAAATCCCATATTGCTTACAGCGCCCCTTTAAACTATGATATTGTTAATTATGATTGTCTTGATAATAGGAACAATATTGATGATGATTATTTTCGTGAAATCACTCAATTATTTAAAAATCAAGATGTTGAACTGATGAATATTATCTTGGATTTGGAGGATAACCTTCCAATTGTTAAATTGTCTTTGGAAGATGTGATTGGCGGTGAAGGTGGATTTTCTTTTTATATTGAATCTTTAATCGATGATGCTCATGTAACTCGCAGTAAGGCATTCGAAATTAAAAATCAGATAAAAGAGGAGTATGAAAGTGGAATGATATTAAATGATTCATTGCTGATCAGATTGGCTTATTTATTTAATGAAAACCATGAACCTACAATAACTTCCCATGAGGATATTTGTTCATATTGTAGCATGCCGATTGACAGCCATGATAAATTCTGTCACTTTTGCGGTATTAATTTGGACTATGATCCTGATGAAATGCAGAAAAATTTATTTAAGTCAATCAACACTCAAAAAAATGATTTTAGAGAGGATATCCGATTCATTGCATATAAATTTTTAAGGTCAGTTGATGAGGGGATTGATTTAAAGTATTCTATTTTTACAATCGAAACTACATATAACATTAATTATAATACTTTAAAGCACTTTTTAAATTCAAATAATTATTTTAATCAGGATTCAATAACCAATAAAGGTTATGAGTTTTTAAATTCACATCCGCTTCATTTTTGGGAGAAATATCATATGGATATTATTAATTACACTGATTTTGAGAGTTATTTCTACGAACATTCTCATTTAAATATCCTAAAGATATATGTTTAA
- a CDS encoding Na+/H+ antiporter NhaC family protein yields the protein MNNNMRLGLIAAVSIIALFVLSLLISQTPAGADNSVRLGILTLLPPLVAIILAFITKETVLSLFIGVFIGEFMLCSNDLNIISTIINAFLKLGSQVISCMADPWNAGIILQCLLIGGVIQLITKMGGAKALADAFAKRANTPRKAQLFTWILGLCVFFDDYANSLIVGPIMRPVMDKLKVSREKLAFVVDATAAPVAGIAIISTWIGLEISLIAAGFKSVGATNVTGFGIFLQTIPYRFYNIFILLFIVISALTLYEFGPMKKAEQKARSRKDDEEIIVPEAPGFDQVKPVEGIKLSIWNAIIPIGTLIIGALIAFYWSGYTSILAGKDQALINLMHNSPLSFNGIFEALSASDASVALFQAALLASIVAIVMAVGEQILTIEDAISEWIGGMKTIVITGVILLLAWSLGGVIGEVGTADYLVGVLSDTIPTFIVPALIFVLGALISFATGTAYGTMSILMPLAIPLGWAVSTGDMSFTIVCTSGVLTGAIFGDHCSPISDTTILSSMGTSCNHIDHVQTQIYYAIFVAILSLFIGYIPAGLGVPWYICIPLGVIVMFVGLRFLGEKVDFDEVEEASQ from the coding sequence ATGAATAATAATATGAGATTAGGTTTAATTGCAGCTGTTTCAATTATTGCCCTCTTTGTATTGTCATTATTAATTTCTCAAACCCCTGCTGGTGCAGATAATTCTGTTAGATTAGGCATATTAACGTTATTGCCTCCTCTTGTTGCTATTATTTTGGCATTCATAACAAAAGAAACAGTTTTATCTCTTTTCATTGGTGTTTTCATTGGAGAATTTATGTTATGTAGTAATGATTTGAACATTATTTCGACAATAATTAATGCATTTTTAAAATTAGGTTCTCAAGTTATTTCTTGTATGGCTGATCCTTGGAATGCAGGTATTATTCTTCAATGTTTACTTATTGGAGGAGTTATTCAATTGATTACAAAGATGGGTGGAGCAAAAGCTCTTGCAGATGCCTTTGCTAAAAGAGCTAACACTCCAAGAAAAGCTCAATTATTTACTTGGATTTTAGGATTATGTGTGTTCTTTGATGATTATGCAAATTCTTTAATTGTCGGACCTATTATGAGACCTGTAATGGATAAACTTAAAGTATCTAGAGAAAAATTAGCATTTGTTGTAGATGCAACTGCTGCTCCTGTAGCTGGTATTGCAATCATTTCTACTTGGATCGGTTTAGAGATTAGTTTAATTGCAGCTGGTTTTAAATCTGTTGGAGCAACTAACGTAACTGGGTTTGGAATATTCTTACAAACAATTCCATATAGATTCTATAATATTTTTATTTTACTTTTCATTGTAATATCTGCATTAACATTATATGAATTCGGCCCAATGAAAAAAGCAGAACAAAAAGCTCGTTCCAGAAAAGATGATGAAGAAATAATTGTTCCGGAGGCACCTGGTTTTGATCAAGTTAAACCTGTTGAGGGAATTAAATTATCAATATGGAATGCGATTATTCCTATTGGAACATTAATTATTGGAGCATTAATCGCATTTTACTGGAGTGGATACACTTCTATTTTAGCTGGTAAAGATCAAGCACTTATTAATTTAATGCATAACTCTCCATTATCATTTAATGGTATTTTTGAGGCATTATCTGCTTCTGATGCTTCTGTAGCTTTATTCCAAGCAGCACTTTTAGCATCTATCGTTGCGATTGTAATGGCTGTTGGTGAACAAATATTAACAATTGAAGATGCAATTTCTGAATGGATTGGAGGTATGAAAACCATCGTTATCACAGGTGTAATCTTACTTCTTGCTTGGTCTTTAGGGGGAGTAATTGGTGAAGTTGGAACTGCTGATTATTTAGTTGGTGTTCTAAGTGATACGATTCCTACATTTATCGTACCTGCATTAATTTTCGTTTTAGGTGCTTTAATTTCATTTGCAACAGGTACTGCTTATGGTACTATGAGTATTTTAATGCCATTAGCTATTCCATTAGGATGGGCTGTAAGTACTGGTGACATGAGCTTTACAATTGTTTGTACAAGTGGAGTATTAACAGGTGCTATTTTCGGAGATCACTGCTCTCCAATTTCAGATACAACAATCCTATCTTCTATGGGTACTAGTTGTAACCATATTGACCATGTTCAAACACAAATTTACTATGCGATATTTGTAGCTATTTTATCTTTATTTATTGGTTACATTCCAGCAGGATTAGGTGTACCTTGGTACATTTGTATTCCATTAGGTGTTATAGTAATGTTTGTTGGTCTTAGATTCCTTGGGGAAAAAGTAGATTTTGATGAAGTTGAGGAAGCCTCCCAATAG
- a CDS encoding isoprenylcysteine carboxylmethyltransferase family protein yields the protein MIDNNKHMSVFGIGPLMVTPVMVTVILIFVLNFYNFIPKYEIISLNWLLMILGFLIIINGAVYWISAVTSSIYHKIKSTILVTTGVYGIVRHPIYAAFLYFATGLILISNNIYLFVLPIVYWVFFSVVLKNTEEKMLISVYGQDYLDYSKNVNRFIPKMVK from the coding sequence ATGATTGATAATAATAAGCATATGTCTGTTTTTGGTATTGGACCACTTATGGTTACTCCAGTCATGGTTACAGTTATTTTAATATTTGTTCTTAATTTTTATAATTTCATTCCCAAATATGAAATAATCTCTTTAAATTGGTTATTGATGATTTTAGGGTTTTTAATTATTATCAATGGTGCTGTATATTGGATTAGTGCAGTTACATCAAGCATTTATCATAAAATAAAATCCACTATATTGGTAACTACTGGTGTTTATGGAATTGTTAGACATCCTATTTATGCTGCTTTTTTATATTTTGCAACAGGATTAATTTTAATTTCAAATAATATTTACCTATTTGTCTTACCTATAGTATACTGGGTATTTTTTTCAGTTGTATTGAAGAATACTGAAGAAAAAATGTTGATTTCCGTATATGGTCAGGATTACCTCGATTATTCAAAAAATGTTAATAGATTCATTCCGAAAATGGTGAAATGA
- the msrA gene encoding peptide-methionine (S)-S-oxide reductase MsrA, which yields MFEKQYVIYLAGGCFWGVEAFISRLQGVNNTEVGYANGIDLAPTYEKVCTGKTGHVETVKVTYNPKIISLVEILENFFKIIDPYVKNRQGSDIGTQYRTGIYWQEESQKDIVINFLKSKQKEASEKIVVEAYPISCFYPAEAYHQKYLEKNPHGYCHVDLNLIDDKEFDHLTREEYEITQLAMTEPPFSGKYDNFFEDGVYVDVINGEILFSSDDKFDSGCGWPAFSKPVKEDAITKHRDFSHGTTRVEVRSSKSNAHLGHVFNDGPGGTPRYCINSSSLKFIPKKKNK from the coding sequence ATGTTCGAAAAACAATATGTGATTTATCTTGCTGGAGGATGCTTTTGGGGTGTTGAAGCATTTATTTCAAGACTCCAAGGCGTTAACAATACCGAAGTTGGATATGCTAACGGAATTGATTTAGCTCCAACTTATGAAAAGGTATGCACTGGTAAAACTGGCCATGTAGAAACCGTTAAAGTAACATATAATCCTAAAATTATATCCCTTGTTGAAATTTTGGAGAATTTTTTTAAAATCATTGATCCCTATGTAAAAAATCGTCAAGGTTCGGATATTGGAACACAATATCGTACAGGCATTTATTGGCAGGAAGAATCACAGAAGGATATTGTAATTAACTTTTTAAAATCAAAACAGAAAGAAGCATCTGAAAAAATTGTGGTAGAGGCTTACCCAATTAGTTGTTTTTATCCAGCTGAAGCATATCATCAAAAATACCTAGAAAAGAATCCTCACGGCTACTGTCATGTTGATTTAAATTTAATTGATGATAAAGAATTCGACCACCTGACTCGTGAAGAGTATGAAATAACACAGCTTGCTATGACAGAACCTCCATTTAGTGGAAAGTATGATAATTTTTTTGAAGATGGTGTGTATGTCGATGTCATAAATGGTGAAATTTTATTTTCTTCAGATGATAAGTTTGATTCAGGATGCGGTTGGCCAGCATTTTCAAAACCGGTTAAAGAGGATGCAATTACAAAACACAGAGACTTTTCACATGGCACAACACGTGTTGAAGTTAGAAGTTCAAAATCAAATGCGCATTTAGGTCATGTTTTTAATGATGGTCCAGGAGGAACTCCAAGATATTGTATAAACTCCTCTTCTTTGAAATTTATACCAAAAAAGAAAAATAAATAG
- a CDS encoding Mrp/NBP35 family ATP-binding protein, protein MPEHGHHGHGGQMTPEQQMQMMQQEIRLAKNLSQIKYKIVVMSGKGGVGKSTVAANIAETLQAMGYKTGILDADIHGPNIPKMLGIEMLEEQFNQYQFDAFKAIVEEGIIEKGLSQEEQKKYIEEKQEEYKSSMFPVVTESGLKVMSMAFLIDSLDRPIIWRGPQKTGAIKQLISDAHWGKLDFLVIDNPPGTGDEPLTVLQTIPDTDLVLMVTTPNVVSQEDVLKCVKMVEMMNIDKIALIENMAYYICPHCGEKLNIFGEGNGKKFAEEMSITYLGDLPIEENVSDSPNKNGTISVLDSNDEVSKRFREIVDDIKEEFLE, encoded by the coding sequence ATGCCTGAACATGGTCATCACGGTCATGGGGGTCAGATGACTCCCGAACAACAAATGCAAATGATGCAACAAGAAATCAGATTAGCTAAGAATTTAAGTCAAATTAAATATAAAATCGTTGTAATGAGTGGAAAAGGTGGAGTTGGAAAATCTACTGTTGCAGCCAATATTGCTGAAACATTACAAGCTATGGGATATAAAACTGGCATTTTAGATGCTGATATTCATGGTCCAAACATTCCTAAAATGCTTGGAATTGAAATGCTTGAAGAACAATTCAACCAATATCAATTTGATGCTTTCAAAGCTATTGTTGAAGAGGGTATTATTGAGAAAGGTTTATCTCAAGAAGAACAGAAAAAATACATTGAAGAAAAACAGGAAGAATATAAAAGTTCAATGTTTCCGGTAGTTACTGAAAGTGGTCTTAAAGTAATGTCAATGGCTTTTTTAATTGACAGTTTAGATAGGCCAATTATTTGGAGGGGGCCTCAAAAAACCGGTGCAATTAAACAATTGATTTCTGATGCACACTGGGGCAAGCTTGACTTTTTGGTTATTGATAATCCTCCTGGAACTGGTGATGAACCATTGACTGTTCTTCAAACTATTCCGGATACTGATTTAGTTTTAATGGTTACTACACCAAATGTTGTTTCACAAGAGGATGTGCTTAAGTGTGTTAAAATGGTTGAAATGATGAATATAGATAAAATTGCTTTAATTGAAAACATGGCATACTATATTTGTCCGCATTGTGGTGAAAAATTAAACATCTTTGGTGAAGGTAATGGTAAAAAATTCGCTGAGGAAATGAGTATAACTTATCTTGGCGATTTGCCGATTGAAGAAAACGTTTCTGACTCACCAAATAAAAATGGAACTATTTCTGTACTTGATTCTAATGATGAGGTATCTAAAAGGTTTAGAGAAATAGTTGATGATATAAAAGAAGAGTTTTTAGAGTAA
- a CDS encoding 2-dehydropantoate 2-reductase, with protein MGAGGVGIGLATSVGSQGADIAIYARGETANAIKENGIKRTGLFAHIEIKNVPVYENYNEIPKNNFDYIFICSKTTANEDIALNLNNHKDILKDSTKIIIFQNGFGNDEVYLKYFTKKQVFSARVVTGFTRPQRHVSEVTVYTEPILLGSIKNENPECLDEIADLITKSGIECELTDELDKYLWAKMIYNCTLNPLGAILDVTYGQLSENPYSLEIMNNLIDEIFNVIKSSPYGTLWDDSEDYKEIFYKKLIPDTYNHYSSTHQDIHLKNKTEIDSLNGKVIELGKTYNVNVITHEIIYNLIKAIESTFLKN; from the coding sequence ATAGGTGCAGGCGGAGTTGGAATTGGACTTGCAACATCTGTTGGATCACAAGGAGCTGATATCGCAATTTATGCAAGAGGAGAAACTGCAAATGCAATAAAAGAAAATGGAATTAAAAGAACGGGATTATTTGCCCACATTGAAATTAAAAATGTACCAGTTTATGAAAACTACAATGAAATTCCAAAAAATAATTTTGACTATATCTTCATATGCTCAAAAACCACAGCTAATGAAGATATTGCATTAAATCTAAATAACCATAAAGATATCTTAAAAGACAGCACTAAAATCATCATTTTCCAAAATGGATTTGGAAACGATGAAGTTTATTTAAAGTATTTTACTAAAAAGCAAGTTTTCTCAGCACGTGTAGTAACTGGTTTTACAAGACCCCAAAGACATGTTAGTGAAGTAACAGTCTATACCGAGCCAATCCTTCTAGGTTCCATTAAAAATGAAAATCCGGAATGTCTAGATGAAATTGCTGATTTAATTACAAAATCTGGAATAGAATGTGAACTTACAGATGAACTGGACAAATATTTATGGGCTAAAATGATATATAACTGCACATTGAATCCTTTAGGCGCCATATTGGATGTGACTTACGGACAGCTCAGCGAAAACCCATATAGTTTGGAAATAATGAACAACCTCATTGATGAAATATTTAATGTAATAAAATCAAGCCCATATGGAACTTTGTGGGATGATTCAGAGGACTATAAAGAAATATTTTATAAAAAACTAATCCCTGATACCTATAACCATTACTCATCAACACACCAGGATATCCATTTGAAAAATAAAACCGAAATAGATTCTCTAAACGGCAAAGTAATCGAACTGGGGAAGACATATAATGTTAATGTAATTACTCATGAAATTATTTATAATCTTATAAAAGCTATTGAAAGTACCTTTTTAAAAAACTAA
- a CDS encoding FAD-dependent oxidoreductase, giving the protein MKVVIVGGGAGGISTASNIRKLDKDIEIVVLTRDNKVAYSPCAIPYVLSGTIESFDDIIMRTPEDYKKKDIEVIIEVEVIAVDSDKKTVTYEQDGNEIVMDYDKLVFATGGNPFVPPMQGVDLEGVFRIRNIDDGIRVQEAMKDAKSAIVTGAGLIGIEIAFALKKQGLDVILSEMLPQIVPRSLDKDMSDILVNYLEMEGIKVVLGKPITKLIGDGKVEKACFGDEDLYDADMVIMATGVRAELDLARMAGCELGRWAILVNDRMETSVDDIYAVGDCVESKDLILGSNTISQLGTTAVRESKTLARTICGKKSRFNPVLNSMVSKVGKLEFGAVGYTTSFAQQNRIRPVVQKVQALTRARYYPNAKPMDIKVICDGNGTIIGCQIIAEERVAERIDTMTLAITEGLTCFDLSNMEFAYAPPVSMVTDPLILAVEEVSKKFS; this is encoded by the coding sequence ATGAAAGTAGTAATCGTTGGTGGTGGAGCTGGAGGAATCTCTACAGCTTCAAATATTCGTAAACTTGACAAAGATATTGAAATTGTAGTTCTCACAAGAGATAATAAAGTAGCATATTCCCCATGCGCTATTCCTTATGTATTGTCCGGTACAATAGAATCATTTGATGATATTATTATGAGAACTCCTGAAGACTATAAGAAAAAGGACATTGAAGTTATCATTGAAGTAGAAGTAATCGCAGTTGACTCTGATAAAAAAACAGTTACTTATGAACAAGATGGTAATGAAATTGTCATGGATTATGATAAATTAGTCTTTGCAACTGGTGGCAATCCATTTGTTCCTCCAATGCAGGGTGTGGACTTAGAGGGAGTATTTAGAATCCGTAACATTGATGATGGTATTCGTGTACAAGAAGCAATGAAAGATGCTAAAAGTGCAATTGTCACTGGTGCAGGATTAATTGGTATTGAAATTGCATTTGCTCTTAAAAAACAAGGTTTGGATGTAATTTTAAGTGAAATGTTGCCTCAAATTGTTCCCAGGTCTCTTGATAAGGATATGTCTGATATATTAGTTAATTACTTGGAAATGGAAGGTATTAAAGTAGTATTGGGCAAACCAATTACTAAATTAATTGGTGATGGGAAAGTAGAAAAAGCTTGCTTTGGTGATGAAGATTTATATGATGCTGATATGGTTATCATGGCAACAGGAGTTAGAGCTGAATTAGATCTTGCCCGTATGGCTGGTTGTGAACTTGGTAGATGGGCAATACTTGTAAATGATAGAATGGAAACTTCAGTAGATGATATTTATGCTGTTGGGGATTGTGTTGAATCCAAAGATTTAATTTTAGGTTCCAATACTATTTCTCAATTAGGCACTACTGCTGTTCGTGAATCAAAAACATTGGCTCGTACAATTTGTGGTAAGAAATCTAGATTTAATCCGGTTTTAAATTCAATGGTTTCTAAAGTAGGTAAATTAGAATTTGGTGCTGTTGGTTATACCACTAGTTTCGCTCAACAGAATCGCATTAGACCTGTTGTTCAAAAAGTACAAGCACTTACAAGAGCACGTTATTATCCTAATGCAAAACCAATGGATATTAAAGTTATTTGTGATGGAAATGGAACCATTATCGGCTGTCAAATCATTGCGGAAGAAAGAGTAGCTGAAAGAATTGATACAATGACTTTGGCTATTACAGAAGGACTCACTTGCTTTGATTTAAGTAATATGGAATTTGCTTATGCGCCACCTGTATCCATGGTTACAGATCCGTTAATCCTTGCTGTTGAAGAAGTTAGTAAAAAATTTAGTTAA
- a CDS encoding CatA-like O-acetyltransferase encodes MKKIEFDLKNNPFINFQSARYSVSARMNVKNLWEWCHENDKSFFIMSLSCLMNAVNSVCQLKRRIIDGEVIEYDYLEGLTPIMDENHEIYKEMRVKTPPEFSDILDWHDYVKNLSRSVLDGENEGFNLEMEKRDLTNVANFSCIPWVDFDTLTNCIIDGKAIQPLITWGKVNKNYEMSVSITVSHIFVNGRDLGCFFENAQKEFNNSFWK; translated from the coding sequence ATGAAAAAAATAGAATTTGATTTAAAAAACAATCCTTTTATTAATTTTCAATCTGCAAGATACTCCGTTTCAGCAAGAATGAATGTGAAAAACTTGTGGGAGTGGTGTCATGAAAACGATAAATCTTTTTTTATTATGAGTTTAAGTTGTTTAATGAATGCTGTAAACTCTGTTTGTCAACTTAAAAGAAGAATAATTGATGGTGAAGTAATTGAATACGATTATCTTGAAGGTTTAACTCCAATTATGGATGAAAACCATGAAATTTACAAAGAAATGAGGGTTAAAACACCCCCGGAATTTAGTGATATTTTAGATTGGCATGATTATGTTAAAAATCTTTCAAGATCTGTTTTAGATGGTGAAAATGAAGGCTTTAACTTAGAAATGGAAAAACGAGACTTAACAAATGTTGCTAACTTTTCATGTATTCCATGGGTTGATTTTGACACGTTAACTAACTGCATTATTGATGGAAAAGCAATTCAACCATTAATCACATGGGGAAAAGTAAATAAAAACTATGAGATGAGTGTTTCCATTACTGTAAGTCATATTTTTGTTAATGGTCGAGATTTAGGATGCTTTTTTGAAAATGCTCAAAAAGAATTTAATAATTCATTTTGGAAGTGA
- a CDS encoding PD-(D/E)XK nuclease family protein, translated as MKLSKSKINTYLKCPLEFKFQYIDGIEVEPNKYMALGTDVHLIAEAFADRFGDNLDNVNIENELYKIAHEINLNYDLDNHIENLGSFFKEVFVDGNYKLYSQEDYLIDETHRFSGICDIILEDENGDLVVIDYKTSNSNSFSKYRRELCYYKLLVENVYEKNVATVGVFFTKNGRLRLLDVCDEENKRKFLHSREIAEAIDTFYHVRCEVNKGNFYPKQQFLCKYCTYKHICEKY; from the coding sequence ATGAAATTATCAAAATCAAAGATTAATACTTATTTAAAATGCCCTCTTGAGTTTAAATTCCAATACATTGATGGAATAGAGGTTGAACCTAATAAATACATGGCATTGGGAACAGATGTTCACCTAATCGCTGAAGCTTTTGCTGATAGATTTGGAGATAATCTCGATAATGTTAATATTGAAAATGAATTATATAAAATAGCTCATGAAATAAATTTAAATTATGATTTAGATAATCATATCGAAAATTTGGGCTCATTTTTTAAAGAAGTATTTGTTGATGGCAATTATAAACTTTACAGCCAAGAAGACTATTTGATTGATGAAACTCATCGTTTTTCAGGAATATGTGACATAATTCTTGAAGATGAAAATGGAGATTTAGTAGTGATTGATTATAAAACTAGTAATTCTAATTCTTTTTCTAAATATAGGCGTGAATTATGTTATTACAAATTACTTGTAGAAAATGTTTATGAAAAAAATGTTGCTACTGTAGGAGTGTTTTTTACTAAAAACGGTCGTTTAAGACTGCTTGATGTTTGTGATGAAGAAAATAAACGTAAATTTTTACATTCACGTGAAATCGCTGAAGCCATTGATACCTTTTATCATGTAAGATGTGAAGTGAATAAAGGTAATTTTTATCCTAAACAACAATTTTTATGCAAATATTGTACTTATAAACATATCTGCGAGAAATATTAA
- a CDS encoding flavodoxin family protein codes for MKIIALQASPRVDGNCDVLMDEMIKGIEENGGDVVKYYLEKCEIAPCKACMHCAENLECVRGDDGNKIIDELAAADGVIFSTPIYYGQMTAQGKLIIDRFYAIGQNPNKSLSGKAALIFTENQPEGTYADYIELTKFSPFTFMGYDVIGHVDAGSAGPAGIVASEQPDKLKEAYELGLKF; via the coding sequence ATGAAAATTATAGCACTTCAAGCAAGTCCTCGTGTAGATGGAAACTGCGATGTATTAATGGACGAAATGATTAAGGGTATTGAGGAAAATGGTGGAGATGTAGTTAAATATTACTTGGAAAAATGTGAAATTGCACCTTGTAAAGCATGTATGCACTGCGCTGAAAACCTGGAATGTGTACGTGGAGATGATGGAAACAAGATTATTGATGAATTAGCAGCTGCAGATGGCGTAATATTTTCAACACCAATCTATTACGGTCAAATGACAGCACAAGGTAAACTTATCATTGATAGATTTTATGCAATTGGTCAAAACCCTAATAAAAGTTTATCAGGTAAAGCTGCATTGATCTTTACTGAAAATCAACCGGAAGGAACCTATGCTGATTATATTGAACTTACAAAGTTTTCACCATTTACATTTATGGGATATGATGTTATAGGTCATGTAGATGCCGGTAGTGCAGGCCCTGCAGGTATTGTTGCTAGCGAACAACCTGATAAATTAAAAGAAGCTTACGAATTAGGTTTAAAATTTTAA
- a CDS encoding class I SAM-dependent methyltransferase, which yields MGIFENMRKPKGKLGNFQLRSMNKEHTPVALWGLKHLDIQPEDLILDIGCGGGININRMAKNAKKVYGVDYSIESVKLSREVNDDYIKQGKVEVLEGNVACLPFEDNTFDIITAFETVYFWPEIEKSFNEVKRILKPGGIFLIVLESNGSDNLIMKIFEKLINMTAYNDRQLNKYLHNNDYSEITVYLRDAKNKQEIVKSNGETKRIADDYGHFSFSDRFVEWMSVVARK from the coding sequence ATGGGCATTTTTGAAAATATGAGAAAACCAAAAGGAAAACTTGGTAATTTTCAGTTAAGATCCATGAATAAAGAACACACTCCTGTTGCTTTATGGGGTTTAAAACACCTAGATATTCAACCAGAAGATCTAATCTTAGATATTGGATGTGGTGGTGGAATAAATATAAATCGTATGGCTAAAAATGCTAAAAAGGTTTATGGTGTTGATTACAGTATTGAAAGTGTAAAATTGTCACGTGAAGTTAATGATGACTATATCAAACAGGGTAAAGTTGAAGTTCTTGAAGGCAATGTTGCATGTTTGCCTTTTGAGGATAATACATTTGATATTATAACCGCATTCGAAACTGTTTATTTTTGGCCGGAAATTGAAAAATCATTTAATGAGGTAAAAAGAATCCTCAAACCGGGAGGAATATTTCTAATAGTGCTTGAATCTAATGGATCAGATAATCTAATCATGAAGATATTTGAAAAATTAATTAATATGACTGCCTATAATGACAGGCAATTAAATAAATATCTACATAATAATGACTATAGTGAAATTACAGTATATTTAAGGGATGCAAAAAATAAACAAGAGATTGTAAAATCTAATGGTGAAACTAAACGGATTGCTGATGATTATGGCCATTTTTCATTTTCAGACAGATTTGTCGAATGGATGAGTGTGGTTGCAAGAAAGTGA